The proteins below are encoded in one region of Fibrella aestuarina BUZ 2:
- a CDS encoding peptidase domain-containing ABC transporter, which yields MSLLNQLKNSLLARWQRTQDRLAERSLGARVRVKQRDLTDCGAACLASVASYYRLVLPVARIRQIASTDQKGTTMLGMVEAAQKLDFQAKGVKATYESLSKIPLPAIAHVNVLDGRMQHYVVVYRITPQHVTVMDPSDGQMHTLTPEQFKAAWTGLLVLLIPDETFKIGNEKVPVLQRFWRLMQPHRAVMGQALFGALIYTILGLSSAIYIQKIVDNVLVNGNRNLLNLLSITMILLLFLQIFINATRSFFNLKTGQRIDAALILGYYKHLMTLPQSFFDTMRVGEVISRVNDAVKIRTFINEVGLGLLVNVLIVFFSFGLMFTYYWKLALILILVVPFYAAIYWAMNRFNQRYQRKLMENSADLEAQLVESLNAMPTIKRFGLEQFASQKTENRFVMLLQTIFQTGSAGIYAGNASEFVTRLFTIILLWAGAGYVLGGDLTPGELLSFYALIGYFTGPAASLIGANRPIQEALIAADRLFEIMDLDRESNENKVQLRPDMVGDIRFQGVTFRYGSRAPVFDNLTLTMPKGKITALVGESGSGKSTMLSLVQGLYPIQEGSIFIGEYDIKHLHSDSLRRVVSVVPQKIDLFAGDVVENIAIGEEDPDMERILSICGSLGITDFIERMPNGFKTYLGENGATLSGGQKQRLAIARALYRDPEVLILDEATSALDSASEQYVQQTVQQLRKAGKTIIIIAHRLSTVRKADKIVVLEQGRVVEEGKHNELLKSGKIYSQFWQQQTELV from the coding sequence ATGAGCCTACTGAACCAACTCAAAAACAGCTTGTTAGCCCGATGGCAACGTACCCAGGACCGCCTGGCCGAGCGCAGCCTTGGCGCCCGCGTGCGGGTAAAGCAGCGTGACCTGACCGACTGCGGCGCGGCCTGTCTGGCGTCGGTGGCGTCGTATTACCGGCTGGTGTTGCCCGTAGCCCGCATCCGGCAGATCGCCTCCACCGACCAGAAAGGCACCACCATGCTGGGGATGGTGGAAGCCGCCCAAAAGCTCGATTTCCAGGCGAAAGGGGTAAAGGCGACCTACGAAAGCCTATCGAAGATTCCGCTGCCGGCCATTGCCCACGTGAACGTGCTCGACGGCCGCATGCAGCATTACGTAGTAGTCTACCGCATCACGCCGCAACACGTGACGGTGATGGATCCCTCCGACGGGCAGATGCACACCCTGACGCCCGAGCAGTTCAAAGCCGCCTGGACGGGCCTGCTGGTGCTGCTGATCCCCGACGAAACGTTTAAGATCGGCAACGAAAAAGTGCCGGTGTTGCAGCGGTTCTGGCGGCTCATGCAGCCGCACCGCGCCGTGATGGGGCAGGCCTTGTTCGGGGCGCTGATCTACACCATCCTGGGGCTTTCATCGGCCATTTATATTCAGAAGATCGTCGATAACGTGCTGGTTAACGGCAATCGGAATCTGCTCAACCTGCTCAGTATCACGATGATTTTACTGCTGTTTTTGCAGATTTTTATCAATGCTACCCGCAGTTTCTTCAACCTGAAAACGGGGCAGCGCATCGACGCCGCGCTCATTCTGGGCTATTACAAACACCTGATGACCCTGCCGCAGTCGTTTTTCGACACCATGCGGGTAGGGGAGGTGATTTCGCGGGTCAACGACGCCGTCAAGATCCGCACGTTCATCAACGAGGTGGGGCTGGGCCTGCTGGTTAACGTGCTGATCGTCTTTTTCTCGTTCGGGCTGATGTTTACCTACTACTGGAAACTGGCCCTGATCCTGATTCTGGTGGTGCCGTTCTACGCGGCGATTTATTGGGCCATGAACCGGTTCAATCAGCGCTACCAGCGTAAGTTGATGGAAAACTCGGCCGATCTGGAAGCGCAGCTAGTGGAATCGCTCAACGCCATGCCCACCATCAAGCGGTTTGGGCTGGAACAGTTTGCTAGCCAGAAAACCGAAAACCGCTTCGTGATGCTGCTGCAAACGATCTTCCAGACGGGTAGCGCGGGCATTTATGCCGGTAATGCGTCTGAGTTTGTGACGCGCCTGTTCACGATCATCCTGCTCTGGGCCGGGGCTGGGTACGTCTTGGGCGGCGACCTCACGCCGGGCGAACTGCTGTCGTTCTACGCGCTCATCGGCTATTTCACGGGCCCCGCCGCCAGCCTCATTGGTGCTAACCGGCCCATTCAGGAAGCCCTGATTGCCGCCGACCGTCTCTTCGAGATCATGGACCTCGACCGCGAGTCCAACGAAAACAAGGTGCAGCTACGCCCGGATATGGTCGGTGATATTCGGTTTCAGGGCGTTACGTTCCGCTACGGGTCGCGCGCGCCGGTTTTCGACAACCTCACGCTGACGATGCCGAAGGGTAAAATCACGGCGCTGGTGGGCGAAAGTGGCTCGGGCAAGTCGACCATGCTGTCGCTGGTGCAGGGGCTGTATCCTATTCAGGAGGGCAGCATTTTCATCGGTGAGTACGATATCAAACACCTGCACAGCGACAGCCTGCGCCGGGTGGTGAGCGTGGTGCCGCAGAAGATCGATCTGTTTGCCGGTGACGTGGTCGAAAATATCGCCATCGGTGAAGAAGACCCGGATATGGAGCGTATCCTGTCGATCTGCGGGAGCCTGGGCATTACGGATTTCATCGAACGCATGCCCAACGGCTTCAAGACGTACCTGGGCGAAAACGGCGCCACCCTATCGGGCGGGCAGAAACAGCGACTGGCCATTGCCCGCGCCCTCTACCGCGACCCCGAGGTACTGATTCTGGATGAGGCCACCTCGGCGCTCGACTCGGCCTCGGAGCAATACGTACAGCAAACGGTGCAGCAACTGCGAAAGGCGGGTAAAACGATCATCATCATTGCTCACCGCCTGAGCACCGTCCGGAAAGCCGACAAGATTGTGGTGCTGGAACAGGGCCGCGTGGTGGAAGAAGGCAAACACAACGAATTGCTCAAGAGCGGAAAGATTTATTCGCAGTTCTGGCAGCAGCAAACCGAACTGGTCTGA
- a CDS encoding HlyD family secretion protein: MNENDFSHGLVTYLPTVSVRSQLIYTTVLGAVLLTLLALPFIYVDVSVQANGLVRPISERSEVKATAGAVIEAVLVKEWQTVKKGQPLFRLRSEQLLTRQQLIDQQLAEKQAFVQDLTQLTTRSWKEVAGLTAPLYRQEYTRFRSVVEESWNLQEKRKREYQTASLLYSQKVIARLEYEDALYAHKAALARYNTLVEQQRSDWQTDLTQSRRDLSNLESEAKQLAEEQELYVLKAPIGGTASQLAGRYAGSYVQPGDIMAVVSPDSTLIVEAYVPSKDIGLLQPGQVVRLQVDAFDYNQWGLLTGKVLDIANDFTMNNNQPVFKVRCQLDRPYLSLSNGYRGQLKKGMTVQTRFQVARRSLFQLLYDKADDWLNPAIQAKPSPSNRLAQQEGGTRS, translated from the coding sequence ATGAACGAGAACGACTTTTCGCACGGTCTGGTCACGTACCTGCCGACGGTGAGCGTCAGGAGTCAGCTCATCTATACCACGGTGTTAGGAGCGGTATTGCTCACACTGCTGGCCCTTCCGTTTATCTACGTGGATGTATCCGTGCAGGCTAATGGCCTGGTGCGCCCCATTTCGGAGCGGAGTGAGGTGAAAGCCACCGCCGGGGCCGTCATCGAAGCCGTACTGGTGAAAGAGTGGCAGACGGTGAAAAAAGGGCAGCCCCTGTTTCGGCTCCGCTCGGAGCAACTGCTCACCCGTCAACAACTGATCGATCAGCAACTAGCCGAAAAACAGGCGTTTGTGCAGGACCTGACCCAGCTTACGACCCGGTCGTGGAAGGAAGTGGCGGGCTTGACGGCTCCACTCTACCGGCAGGAGTACACCCGCTTCCGGTCGGTGGTGGAAGAAAGCTGGAACCTACAGGAAAAACGCAAGCGCGAGTACCAGACGGCGAGCCTGTTGTACTCGCAGAAGGTGATTGCCCGCCTCGAATACGAAGATGCTCTCTACGCCCACAAAGCCGCGTTGGCCCGCTACAATACCCTGGTGGAACAGCAACGGAGCGACTGGCAAACCGACCTCACCCAGAGCCGCCGCGACCTGAGCAACCTCGAATCGGAAGCTAAGCAGCTCGCCGAGGAGCAGGAACTGTATGTACTGAAAGCACCCATTGGCGGCACGGCGAGCCAGTTGGCGGGGCGCTATGCAGGCAGCTACGTGCAGCCTGGCGACATCATGGCCGTGGTCTCGCCCGACTCGACGCTGATCGTGGAAGCGTATGTGCCTTCCAAAGACATTGGCCTGCTGCAACCGGGGCAGGTCGTGCGCCTACAAGTCGATGCCTTCGATTACAACCAGTGGGGGCTGCTCACCGGCAAGGTGCTCGACATTGCCAACGATTTCACCATGAACAACAACCAGCCGGTATTCAAGGTACGTTGCCAGCTCGACCGGCCGTACCTGAGCCTGAGCAACGGCTATCGGGGGCAGCTCAAAAAAGGGATGACCGTGCAAACGCGCTTCCAGGTGGCCCGCCGGTCGTTGTTTCAACTCCTCTACGACAAAGCCGACGACTGGCTGAACCCGGCCATTCAGGCGAAACCGTCACCGTCTAACCGATTGGCGCAGCAGGAGGGCGGAACACGCTCATGA
- a CDS encoding LytTR family transcriptional regulator DNA-binding domain-containing protein: MHVITPLLSYPILLAYFSGADNYTWVYFRNGKRQLLAKPLVYFEQRLPGFIRIHKTALVNPAFVVDVEPPPRPKMAAAIRLQDGTMLPVSRRRWASVLATLQTVRSGFSDTSLDLTPMGAPALSNAMPPIQLLAILEGDARLLAEHCLNQLGLAYCLQTAQAGDDLTQALRHVPDDEWPALVLIDARTDCANCLRSVETIKGDPRLRIIPVVWLNGQDDCSDQAYQLDVNSVVAVPEEPDAFVRVLSQLFNYWFFLAQFPVSSRTYA; this comes from the coding sequence GTGCATGTCATCACCCCGCTGCTGAGCTACCCCATCCTGCTGGCTTACTTTAGTGGAGCCGACAACTACACCTGGGTGTATTTTCGAAACGGCAAACGGCAACTGCTGGCCAAGCCGCTGGTGTATTTCGAACAGCGGTTACCTGGCTTCATCCGCATTCATAAAACAGCCCTGGTTAATCCGGCGTTCGTGGTCGACGTTGAGCCGCCACCCCGGCCCAAGATGGCGGCCGCGATTCGGCTTCAGGACGGCACGATGCTACCCGTGAGCCGTCGGCGGTGGGCTAGCGTGCTGGCAACCTTGCAAACCGTGCGGTCCGGCTTCAGCGATACGTCATTGGACCTGACTCCGATGGGGGCTCCGGCGCTGTCGAACGCGATGCCTCCCATCCAGTTGCTGGCCATCCTGGAAGGTGATGCCCGGCTGCTGGCCGAGCACTGCCTGAACCAGCTGGGACTGGCCTATTGCCTGCAAACCGCTCAGGCGGGCGATGACCTGACTCAGGCCTTACGCCACGTACCCGACGACGAATGGCCCGCCCTGGTGCTCATCGACGCCCGAACTGATTGCGCCAATTGCCTGCGGAGTGTGGAAACGATCAAGGGGGATCCGCGCCTACGCATTATTCCGGTTGTCTGGCTCAACGGGCAGGACGATTGTTCCGATCAGGCGTATCAGCTGGATGTCAATTCGGTGGTGGCCGTGCCGGAGGAGCCGGACGCGTTTGTCCGCGTTCTGTCGCAACTGTTCAACTATTGGTTCTTTCTCGCCCAGTTTCCGGTCAGCAGCCGTACTTACGCCTAA
- a CDS encoding manganese catalase family protein: MFYHDKKLQYKVRVDKPDPQFARALQQAIGGIEGEIRVCLQYLFQAWNARGPQRYRDMLLDTGTEEMAHIEMLATAVCLNLEGASSSVIDTIVGNDPIMEKIVGGGDPRHFLSGGLGALASDANGVPFNGSWIVSSGNLASDMFSNVTAEATGRVLATRLYELTDDAGMKDMLSFLIARDTMHQQQWLAVLEELGHGDIRGVLPVPNSFPQSQEAQEFSYAFVNTNIDPQEPSAGQDRRWTQGPSLDGRGTFQEQKARPFGDTPRLAPPIPPGHAQVEQMEQANQQE; this comes from the coding sequence ATGTTTTATCACGATAAAAAGCTCCAGTACAAGGTGCGGGTTGATAAGCCCGACCCCCAATTCGCCCGTGCCCTGCAACAGGCCATCGGTGGCATCGAAGGCGAAATTCGGGTGTGCCTGCAATACCTTTTTCAGGCCTGGAACGCGCGGGGGCCGCAACGCTACCGCGATATGCTGCTTGATACGGGAACCGAAGAAATGGCCCACATCGAGATGCTCGCCACGGCGGTTTGTCTGAACCTCGAAGGGGCGTCGAGCAGCGTCATCGATACCATCGTCGGCAACGACCCGATCATGGAGAAAATCGTTGGCGGGGGCGATCCGCGCCACTTTCTGTCGGGCGGACTGGGGGCGCTGGCTTCCGATGCCAACGGTGTCCCCTTCAACGGCTCCTGGATCGTGAGTTCGGGCAACCTGGCTTCCGACATGTTCTCCAACGTTACGGCCGAAGCCACGGGCCGGGTGCTGGCCACGCGCCTCTACGAACTAACCGACGACGCCGGCATGAAAGACATGCTGTCGTTCCTGATCGCCCGCGATACCATGCACCAACAGCAGTGGCTGGCCGTGCTGGAAGAACTCGGGCATGGCGACATCCGGGGCGTCTTGCCCGTGCCCAACAGCTTTCCCCAAAGCCAGGAAGCGCAGGAGTTCAGCTATGCGTTTGTCAACACCAACATTGACCCACAGGAGCCATCGGCCGGGCAAGACCGCCGCTGGACCCAGGGGCCTTCACTGGATGGGCGTGGCACCTTCCAGGAGCAGAAAGCCCGCCCCTTTGGCGACACACCCCGGTTAGCCCCGCCCATTCCGCCCGGCCACGCGCAGGTCGAGCAGATGGAGCAGGCCAACCAGCAAGAGTAA
- a CDS encoding histidine kinase dimerization/phospho-acceptor domain-containing protein has product MSRQQVIPAPLIGQEHGSSGTPTSEEHPIDQQATTLQALLDERTAQLEKANEALARAQADLRRANRQGGQQALYLQAVLNNSPAAIGYIKAVFDKPDPLEGDPLLDSIIDYQLVALNDKFAAIVGEPVGQLVGQSASRLAGLLWQEVTYANFYRIIAEDVALYEERAYDEAGQPRWWSISAAKHDGGVVLTYLDVTELRQTQLQREALRQQADEAIRVTAQLAALRQQLNDRGASMRVASHDIRSSIGVVSGATQLLKSAESDADRVHLLDMINRNVDAMTHLLADLIDASPIGTDR; this is encoded by the coding sequence ATGTCCAGACAACAAGTGATCCCCGCCCCTCTAATCGGCCAAGAACACGGTTCCTCCGGCACGCCAACCTCGGAAGAGCATCCCATCGACCAACAGGCAACCACGCTCCAAGCGTTGCTCGACGAACGAACCGCCCAACTGGAAAAAGCCAACGAAGCGCTCGCCAGGGCTCAGGCAGACCTGCGCAGGGCCAACCGGCAAGGGGGGCAACAGGCGCTGTACCTGCAGGCCGTCCTCAACAATTCACCAGCGGCCATTGGCTACATAAAAGCCGTATTCGACAAGCCCGACCCCCTGGAAGGCGACCCCCTCCTGGATTCCATCATCGACTATCAGTTGGTGGCCCTCAACGACAAGTTTGCGGCCATCGTGGGCGAACCCGTCGGGCAGCTGGTTGGGCAGTCGGCTTCCCGGCTGGCCGGGCTGCTCTGGCAAGAGGTTACCTACGCTAACTTTTACCGCATCATTGCGGAAGACGTAGCCCTGTATGAAGAACGGGCGTATGACGAGGCCGGACAGCCGCGTTGGTGGAGCATCTCGGCAGCCAAACATGACGGCGGCGTGGTGCTGACCTACCTGGACGTTACCGAACTAAGGCAGACACAGTTGCAACGCGAAGCCCTGCGCCAACAGGCCGACGAGGCGATCCGGGTCACGGCGCAGCTGGCGGCCCTCCGGCAGCAACTCAACGACCGGGGCGCTTCCATGCGCGTTGCCTCGCACGATATCCGCAGCAGTATCGGGGTTGTGTCGGGAGCGACTCAACTGCTTAAATCCGCCGAGTCGGATGCCGATCGAGTACACCTGCTGGATATGATCAACCGAAACGTGGACGCCATGACGCACCTGCTGGCCGACCTGATCGATGCCTCGCCCATCGGTACTGATCGGTAA
- a CDS encoding response regulator, with translation MKRSTDIDPTIRANFNHAKLLVVEDNPDHGFIIQSELRRSMPEVKTILATNADETRSYLSQCQGNDWDIPKMVLLDLYLPDRQDGWDLLDYIRGLPADISKIPVVLFSYSGHREDIVEAYQRGCSSYLVKPSRTSEWQAYFDQLRSYWWETVTLPSNRISVF, from the coding sequence ATGAAACGAAGCACCGACATCGACCCGACTATCCGAGCGAATTTCAACCACGCCAAACTGCTCGTCGTTGAAGATAACCCCGACCACGGCTTTATCATCCAGAGCGAGTTGCGCCGGTCGATGCCAGAGGTAAAAACCATTTTGGCAACGAACGCCGACGAGACCCGTTCGTACCTGAGCCAATGCCAGGGCAATGACTGGGACATCCCCAAAATGGTGTTGCTGGACCTGTACCTGCCTGACCGCCAGGATGGCTGGGACCTTTTGGACTACATTCGGGGGCTACCGGCCGACATTAGTAAGATCCCTGTCGTGCTGTTTAGTTATTCTGGTCACCGCGAAGACATTGTCGAAGCTTATCAGCGGGGGTGTTCATCGTACCTGGTCAAGCCCAGCCGCACCTCGGAGTGGCAGGCCTACTTCGATCAGCTCCGTTCCTATTGGTGGGAGACTGTAACGCTGCCCAGCAACCGTATTTCCGTCTTTTAG
- a CDS encoding dTDP-4-dehydrorhamnose reductase, giving the protein MLYQKLPASPGRAPVAGWGGIECTVNRVGDRYYDQLRRTGHHTRLTDLDRIAALGLKTVRYPILWERTAPENPTQPDWRWPDERLTYLRRLSIRPIVGLVHHGCGPRYATFDQPPFEWELARYARRVAERYPWVDAYTPINEPLTTARFSGLYGLWYPHAQSDRCFVELLLRQCRATVRAMQAIQQVRPDAQLIQTDDLGYTHSMPSFQYQADFENERRWLGWDLLSGRVTPTHPLWTYLRASGASEADLGFHLDNPCPPSLLGVNHYVTSERFLFDDPQQPGHYQDTEVVRGAPARRLGLGALLKQAWDRYELPIAVTEAHLGCTVDEQMRWLGQVWQQAQWARAQGADIRAVTAWALFGMYDWHCLLTRPENCYEPGVFTLQKGQPRATALTHMVQQLAAGIAVNDLMPDGPGWWQDTTAPQDLINYEIH; this is encoded by the coding sequence ATGCTTTATCAGAAACTACCCGCTTCACCCGGACGAGCCCCCGTGGCCGGTTGGGGCGGCATTGAGTGCACCGTCAATCGCGTCGGTGATCGGTATTACGATCAACTCCGGCGTACAGGACACCACACCCGGCTGACTGATTTGGATCGAATCGCCGCCTTAGGGCTGAAAACGGTTCGCTATCCCATCTTGTGGGAGCGCACAGCCCCCGAAAACCCGACTCAGCCCGACTGGCGATGGCCCGACGAACGGCTAACGTACCTGCGCCGGTTGAGCATCCGGCCCATCGTGGGGCTGGTACATCATGGCTGCGGCCCCCGCTACGCGACTTTCGATCAGCCCCCGTTTGAGTGGGAACTGGCCCGGTATGCCCGCCGGGTTGCCGAGCGCTACCCCTGGGTCGACGCGTATACACCCATCAACGAGCCCCTTACAACGGCCCGCTTTTCGGGGCTGTACGGCCTCTGGTACCCGCATGCGCAGTCGGATCGGTGCTTTGTCGAGTTGCTCCTTCGGCAGTGCCGGGCCACGGTGCGGGCGATGCAGGCGATCCAGCAGGTACGTCCCGATGCGCAGTTGATCCAAACCGATGATCTGGGCTATACCCACAGTATGCCCTCGTTTCAGTACCAGGCCGATTTCGAGAACGAACGGCGGTGGCTGGGCTGGGACCTGCTCAGCGGACGGGTCACGCCCACGCACCCCCTCTGGACGTACCTGCGCGCCTCGGGTGCCTCGGAGGCTGATCTGGGCTTTCACCTCGACAACCCCTGCCCGCCTTCGCTGCTGGGCGTGAACCACTACGTGACGAGCGAACGGTTTCTGTTCGATGACCCCCAGCAGCCCGGCCACTACCAGGATACGGAAGTGGTGCGCGGCGCACCAGCCCGCCGCCTCGGGTTGGGTGCGCTCCTCAAACAGGCCTGGGACCGGTATGAACTGCCCATCGCGGTGACGGAGGCCCATCTGGGCTGCACCGTCGACGAGCAGATGCGGTGGCTGGGTCAGGTCTGGCAGCAGGCGCAATGGGCCCGGGCGCAGGGGGCCGACATTCGAGCCGTGACAGCCTGGGCGCTGTTTGGCATGTATGACTGGCACTGCCTGCTCACCCGCCCGGAAAATTGCTACGAGCCCGGCGTTTTCACTCTTCAGAAGGGGCAGCCCCGCGCTACGGCCCTTACCCATATGGTGCAGCAGCTGGCAGCGGGCATAGCCGTCAACGACCTCATGCCCGATGGCCCCGGCTGGTGGCAGGACACGACCGCGCCGCAAGACCTTATCAACTATGAGATTCACTGA
- the treZ gene encoding malto-oligosyltrehalose trehalohydrolase yields the protein MRFTDFTQPAPYRTTDWPRSLQVSHRQLGVTFPVPGQANVLVWAPLADDVALWLPAEAALLPLTKDLFGYWQLTTDQLAPGDLYAFVLNGQHPAESDSPAPDPTDRDPAERSPAERSPTERSPTERSPTERSPTERSPTERSPTERSPTERSPTERSPTERSPTERSPIPMLPDPASLSQPEGVHGLSRAVDTGTFPWEDTGWVNPPLAQYLLYELHTGTFTPEGTFAGIEEKLDYLKALGVNAIEIMPIAEFPGDRNWGYDGVNLFAAHHAYGGATALQHLVDACHFRGIAVVLDVVYNHFGPEGNYLSQFGPYLTDQYNTPWGKAVNYDDAWCDGVRRYVIENALMWLRDFHVDALRLDAVHAIKDFSPIHILRELRQRVDELSAQTGRTYYLIVESDLNDPRVINPLTEHGYGMDAQWVDEFHHALRVSVGEEPAGYYADYERVYHLSKSYIDAYAYDGQFSQVRQKRFGLKVERHPGHQFIVFSQNHDQVGNRKGGERSCHLYSFEMLKLMAGAVLVSPFIPMLFMGEEWAETNPFFYFVHHSDPALIASVRAGRQAEFAAFYEDGNMPDPQRKQTFRQTKLQWHLPTEQPHQTLLRYYQTLITLRKQLPALYNLNRQTLRVFPDEEAHTLVLHRWHQDQHLLCLMNFTTETRTVQLPDLPGDWTKLLDSADQAWLGPEGDSPTPDQCTGNASVYLHPESIVLYAQGHESYRVTLPPPIPERLFIPH from the coding sequence ATGAGATTCACTGATTTTACCCAACCCGCTCCGTACCGAACAACCGACTGGCCACGTTCCCTGCAGGTCAGCCATCGTCAGTTGGGCGTTACCTTTCCAGTCCCCGGCCAGGCCAACGTGCTGGTTTGGGCACCGCTGGCCGACGACGTAGCCCTCTGGCTACCCGCCGAGGCGGCACTACTACCCCTGACGAAAGACCTGTTCGGCTACTGGCAGCTGACCACCGACCAACTCGCCCCCGGCGACCTGTATGCCTTTGTGCTGAACGGCCAGCACCCCGCCGAGTCTGACTCTCCGGCACCCGACCCGACAGACCGCGACCCGGCTGAACGCAGCCCGGCTGAACGCAGCCCGACTGAACGCAGCCCGACTGAACGCAGCCCGACTGAACGCAGCCCGACTGAACGCAGCCCGACTGAACGCAGCCCGACTGAACGCAGCCCGACTGAACGCAGCCCGACTGAACGCAGCCCGACTGAACGCAGCCCGACTGAACGCAGCCCGATACCAATGCTGCCTGACCCAGCCTCGCTATCGCAGCCCGAAGGCGTGCATGGCCTCTCGCGGGCCGTCGACACGGGTACGTTTCCCTGGGAAGACACGGGCTGGGTCAACCCGCCGCTAGCGCAGTACCTGCTCTATGAACTGCATACAGGTACGTTCACACCGGAGGGCACCTTTGCGGGCATCGAAGAAAAACTCGACTACCTCAAAGCACTCGGTGTCAATGCCATCGAGATCATGCCCATTGCCGAGTTTCCCGGCGATCGCAACTGGGGGTACGACGGGGTGAACCTGTTTGCGGCCCACCATGCTTACGGCGGCGCCACGGCCCTGCAACACCTGGTCGATGCCTGCCATTTCCGGGGTATCGCGGTGGTGCTCGACGTCGTCTACAACCACTTCGGGCCGGAAGGCAATTACCTCAGCCAGTTTGGCCCCTACCTGACCGATCAGTACAACACGCCCTGGGGCAAAGCCGTCAATTACGACGATGCCTGGTGCGATGGCGTGCGGCGGTACGTGATCGAAAACGCGCTGATGTGGCTGCGCGACTTCCACGTCGACGCCCTGCGGCTCGATGCCGTTCACGCTATCAAAGACTTCAGCCCCATCCATATCCTGCGCGAACTGCGGCAGCGGGTCGATGAGCTGTCGGCCCAAACCGGACGTACCTACTACCTTATCGTGGAAAGCGACCTCAACGACCCGCGGGTGATCAACCCGCTGACCGAGCATGGCTACGGCATGGATGCGCAGTGGGTCGATGAGTTTCACCACGCCCTGCGCGTCTCGGTGGGCGAAGAGCCGGCCGGCTACTACGCTGATTATGAGCGGGTCTATCACCTCTCGAAGTCGTACATCGATGCTTATGCCTACGACGGGCAGTTTTCGCAGGTACGTCAGAAACGCTTTGGCCTGAAGGTGGAGCGCCATCCGGGGCATCAGTTCATTGTGTTCTCGCAAAACCACGATCAGGTGGGCAACCGGAAGGGCGGCGAACGCTCGTGCCACCTCTACAGTTTCGAGATGCTGAAACTGATGGCCGGGGCCGTGCTGGTGAGCCCGTTTATCCCGATGCTGTTCATGGGGGAAGAATGGGCCGAAACCAACCCGTTCTTTTACTTCGTTCACCACTCCGACCCGGCGCTGATCGCGTCGGTGCGGGCGGGGCGGCAGGCGGAGTTTGCCGCCTTTTATGAGGATGGCAACATGCCCGACCCGCAACGGAAACAAACCTTCCGGCAGACCAAATTACAGTGGCACCTGCCGACCGAACAGCCCCACCAAACGCTGCTCCGGTACTATCAGACCCTGATTACGCTCCGAAAGCAGCTCCCGGCCCTCTACAACCTGAACCGCCAGACCCTGCGTGTCTTTCCCGACGAGGAAGCCCATACGCTGGTGCTGCACCGCTGGCATCAGGATCAGCACCTGCTGTGTCTAATGAATTTTACGACCGAAACGCGTACCGTTCAGCTCCCCGACCTGCCGGGCGACTGGACCAAACTGCTCGACTCCGCCGATCAGGCATGGCTCGGCCCCGAGGGCGACTCGCCGACGCCGGATCAGTGCACAGGTAACGCCTCGGTCTATCTGCATCCCGAATCCATCGTGCTCTATGCGCAGGGCCACGAAAGCTACCGCGTTACGCTGCCGCCCCCCATTCCGGAGCGGCTCTTCATACCGCACTAA
- a CDS encoding helix-turn-helix domain-containing protein: protein MQMLSEKLRRLRQLFGYSQEYIAFNIGMTQPAYCKWESGQTQPSLTKLQELAGLYQLTIGELLNENDIALIQKLLADSHFAERLLGRGGVS, encoded by the coding sequence ATGCAGATGCTATCGGAAAAGCTTCGTCGGCTTCGTCAATTATTCGGCTATTCGCAGGAATACATTGCGTTTAATATCGGTATGACCCAACCTGCTTATTGCAAATGGGAAAGTGGACAAACACAGCCTTCGCTCACCAAACTACAGGAGCTGGCTGGCCTTTATCAACTAACAATTGGTGAATTACTCAACGAAAACGACATCGCACTGATCCAGAAACTGCTGGCCGATAGCCATTTTGCCGAGCGCCTGCTAGGCCGCGGCGGCGTCAGTTAG